The Acanthopagrus latus isolate v.2019 chromosome 11, fAcaLat1.1, whole genome shotgun sequence genome segment TAAACACACGTCCTCATGTCCTCAGTATGCAGGACATTTACTGAAGCTCACAGGTCCAACCCTCCTGGATCCCGTCTCAAATGAAACAGGCTTTCCGTTAAGCTTCACATTTCGCAGGCAGCCCACAAATGGAGACGAAACAGAGAGCCGGTTTGTCTTTGCTGTccctgaatgaaaaaaaaaaggaaaggcatCTTCACGTACACGCTCACAAATACACTGTCAGTATTTTTTGTTCTTAAGCATGTCTTGTTGCACAGATTAAAAACAGGATGATGGATCTACCTCCGATGTGAAGCGTGTCCAGTGGTGAGTGTGAGGTGGGTGTACGGGGCGCAGCTTTCTGTTCAGACGTGGAGTCCACCGCTAATTTTACGACTGCAAGCTGTCTGGACACTGGAGGACGACAACACGagaatatgacattttaaagtagTCGTGTGTTGAGCTGTTTGTGTGACGTTGTCAGAATGAGACTTCATACCTGTAACAACGTGAAACTTCCCGTCACAGAGGTTTCCACGAGGAGTCACTGAGACGCTGACAGCACCGTTACCATCCTTGACTTTGACGCCCACCTGGGAAAAGATTACACccttattgttatattatttcCATTATTCTTATTTAAAGAGTGGTATAACAGTTTTTTTACCTTATAGTTGCAATGATATGGAAAGTTGACAAGCTTATATTTGAAAATGGTGTTCATTTTCATATGTACTGAAATATATCTTTAACTAAATATAATATTAGCATgactgcaaaacacaacaaaagatcacaaaacacaacaaaagatcacaaaacacaacaaagatcacgaaacacaacagatcacaaaataaaacaaaagatcacaaaacaaaaaagatcacaaaacacaacaacaaatcccaaaacaaaacaaaagatcacaaaacataacaaaagatcatgaaacacaacaaaagatcacaaaacacaacagatcacaaaacatgacaaaagatCACAAAACACAGCTTCAAATTGCCGCCTGATCTCGTTTCACCTTGGTTTCCATTAAGAACACATCGAGTCTGGTCTTGTGACCTCGCACATGGAAGAAGAGACCTGTCAGGTGTTGAGGACGAAACTCGAAGGCCAACACAAACTGGGAGTCAACACTGAAGTAATTATCTAGAAACAGATAAAGTCCTGATGAGGTTTGAGGTCAATGTCTGCTGTAATCTGCATCGTACACAGTAAACGGggacatgaaacatgaaacaattCATCAGGATCTGTGAAACCTGCCAAACCTAAGATGATGTGACCACCACCGAAGTACGTCCCCGTCTCTGTGAGCTGATCGGAGCAGGGTGAAGTTTTACTGCTTGCCTTCGGGCCCTCGATATCTTCCTCGTTCATTTTGAAATCCCGTACGCATCCAATGACACTGTCCATGGGAACGTTGTGTCCCtgagggaggacgaggagagagTCAATATGTACGCAAGCGAATGTGGGAAAATATGTGACGCGGCTGTTGATACAgacttttgtgtttctgctgactgGATCACCTCCCAGATACACAGGGTTGCGCAGCTCCAACGACGATCCCTCGTTGTTTGGCAGGTGTCCATCGGTCACACGGACTCCGTCGACCAGCAGATGAAAAGTGCTCTTCTCCACGCTGAACTCAacctgcacagagacacacacagacaacctGTCATCACCACAATGACCTCAATCAGTAAAATTAAATCGAAGACCCCAAAATACTGTGACTCTGTGAAAGTTGGAGGGAAGAGGACAATGGACCCAACAGTTGTGCAGCCATTTTTCATTCTAAATACTGATAGCTTATGATCCGTTACTCTGTGCCAGTTCCCGTCGTTGCTCTTCTCCTTGTGCTGGATGATTCGGTCCCGCCCAAGTGACATCCTGATCTTCCCATTGGCCAAGTACACGGCGAGCAGCGGGATGACTCCTGTCCCCGCCACGTGGAGGATCAGCCCTTTGGACGACTTGGTCTTGATGTTGAGGGAGAAGTGAGGCCTGAGACACGGGAGACGAGAGTTTTGATGTtctaatgaatgaatgaatgaataaatgtggACATCTTCCAGGTGTTTTATTACATATTTACCATTACCTGTGATTCAGGTCCTGTTGCGGCACGGTGTAACTGAGCCAGCTGTGTTGCTCGGAGAGCTGGTGTTCGCCGTGTTGGGCTCCCTGGTGTTTACACTGGCTGCCTGCCGGAGCCTGAATCTGACACACAGCGGACCCAAATCAGTAACTAAACATAAACCCAAGAGATAAATCATCGTGATCCTGTAGAAGCAAAGGCTTGTTTGCGCTTACGGGCTTTTGTGTCTTGGGTCTTTTTTGTACATGTGCTGGTAAAACCTCAGTGTGTGGTTGGGGATGGAGACGACACAGGCCAAGGTCTACATCCTCCGCTAGTGAATACAAGCTCAGATCGACAGGTATGAAGCTCTGCCTGAGGCTGCGTCggattagatttttttataaaaacataaatttgTGTTATTGTAAGAAACAGCCGGCAGATATCATCGATGTGAGAACAGATTTCTAAGGTTTCCGGACCTCCTTGTGTAAAGGTTAGCGATGCAGCAAGTGAAATTCCCTCCTTTCAGTTTCTTCCTGggtgtcctgctgctggacgATCGTGCCTGGGTGACTTTCACATTGTCGATGCTGAGCTCCAGCCTGAGAAAATCAAGTAAACGCAGGCAAGTTATGTGATTTTACTGCATTTTAATTGAGATGGAGATCTCTGTTGTAGACAAAAGGAGGTCATCGTGTCTCACCCGGCTGAACTCATCACTGCAGACATGTAGTGCCAGCTTCCATCACTGTACCTTTTATCCGACCTCAAGGTATAATTATCACTATTTAATACTGCGTAGCCGTCATCCAGGGACAGCTGAAGGTCAGGGGCAGAGGTGAAGCCCTGCGGAAAATCAGAGAATACTGATAGAGTCGTCTTTGGCTCTTTAGTCTCTTTGAAAGCTGGAGGTGAGTCATGCCGGGTCTTACCTGAGAGCTGCTCCTGAGAAGAGTACCATGTCGGTCTGTGCTCCTGAAGCCCAGAGAGATTCTGAGTGGCTGCTCGGACCCGGCAAACAGAGGATCAACGGACAGAGCTGAATGCAGCGTGGCTGAACGGACACCCTGCAAGTCAGATTCAGTATCAGGCTCCTGTCTGAAGTCTGTCATCACAGTTATTTACTTTAAAGCAagacaaacaagataaaaataaGCTGCACGTTGTTCCTTTTACTCCAAAACATATAAAGTTAATGTTGGGATGTTGCTGCTAATGGGCTGATTCTGTGGTTTCCAACCGTTTTCGTCCACAGACCCATTTTCTATCATTGAGGAAACTGACGACCCCTGACTAAGTGATATATTTATGGATATATCCAATGTGTGACAGTAACAGCAGAGAACAAAAGTGAAATTCTGTCAAATTTGAGCAGAATATTTTCCCCCTGAATCTTGCATTTGTCTGTATTATGTATTTCAGGTTTCCTTTTTCTGCACAATTCAATGTTTTCCTCTCCCTAACGTTCGGCCATTGTTCTATTAGTCGAGGCTCTGTGAATAAAAGCTTGTGTTCAGGTCTGCTGTGTGTCCTTATCCTGTGAGGTGTTGTTCTGGAGGCCGGTCGTTAGTTTATGTTCGTGGACTTCCTGAATTTGCTACTTTTGCTCTCAGTTAGCACTGCAGAGAGTGGCGCTCGAAAACCTGCACAAAACCTGAccagagtccttcacaaagatCCACAGgccagcagcattaaacaagaGAGATGtcatgttacaatctgctcacatgtggccaattaaaacattttaatgaaagagCCCCTTACAACAATAATCCAAACTTTAAAAattgtaatttaatttgtttcctcACAGTAATTAATGAAATGCTGTGTATCTGATAGAGCATATATGTGGGCAGCTATGGCGGCTGTGACTCAGGGGCAGAGCCAGTGACTcgttatcagaaggtcgctggttccattcccctggtctacatgtcaaagtgtcctttggcaagacactgaaccctaAACCGCTCCATCAGTGTACTGCCagttgctttggacagaagggtctgctaaatgtaatttaaaaatgttttcctacaTCCCTTAAAATCAAGAAGGCCTTGGTGAGTTCAGGAACCGCAGGTTGGAAAGCAGTGGGCTAGCTTAgagtggctaatgttagctggaGTTAGcaacatttctgtcaataaaactgaaatgacagaGTTTAATGACTTGACGAGACTGTACAACATGTCAAGtacagttacatttttctttttcaaacacaatGACTGATAGATTTAAGCCAATCTTCAGTCATGTGCATGAAACTTAAAGCAGCTGTGTCTCCTGCTCATGTGTTCGTGGCAGTTTACCAGCAGTGAGACTGGACATCCATCGCTGACGCCGATCATCACGCTGAACTCGACGATCTCAAAGTCGGCTGTCAGGTGATCCACACACCCTCTCAGCGGTGGAGCTGTGATGTTGTGCCTAACATTCAAAGGCATAAATAGACAGTAAACAGGACAAAAGGCTCATCTGACGAGCTaaagcagcagtgtgagctGTGAAAGCTGCTTGTATCAGTTTGTTACCTCTGTCTGAGCGGTGCCGGCAGACCCCCGATGTAATAACTactgtagtttgtttgtttgtgatctGTGAACATCTTCTTTCGTCCGTAGTACAGGATGAACTTGTCTGCAATAGTGACTGCAAATTGTGTGTCCTAAGACGATAAGTTTAGTTTAGAAGGCTTGCATTGCTTGACGTTCAATTTTTAAAGTCGGTTAGATTTATAATTAATCAGCTTACAACTAGAGACAGTCGTTCGGCACTTTGAAGTCTGAGCTGCCGACCGGCTTGCCGTCCGTGAAGCACCAGGAAGCCTCTCTCCAccagcacacagaaaaaagactCCTGTGACGGACAAACACAAAGTCTATCACATTTTGTACCAAAGACACATTAACACTGTTTGTCCTGATAGTGAGGGAGACCAGGGACGGTTGTAACACTTTTGCAATTTTCCCACTAACTCAAAAACTGTTGACACCAGAGTAGTCAGTTTACTATATTATAAACTTAAATGTGTAGGAATGTATATAAGTGGCTTTATGAAATATGTACAGGCTGCAAAATAGTTTTTAATACCTTCACTCCTCTCCTATTGCACAGGGTTGGTTGTAAACATGactaaaatatacatattaatCAGTCAAATGCTTATTTAATTCAGATTATTGTGACTATTTACGTCTATTGTAAAAACAGTTTCTACCTACAAAAGGTGGGAAGCCGACAGATTAtcagttttgcattttcactGACAGTTATCATTAATTCAGCATGTAAACCTCTGACATGTTAGTTTTAATTTTGGACATTTATagtaatatttatgttttctcattactttattttacaggGATATGATGCATGTTAATAACATTTCATATAAATTTAGCTAGAAATGCAAATTTTCAATATTTACAGCTCTATCTATAAATCCAGCTTGCTAGCTAGTATTTTCGGGCTTTTAGGTTTGAAAAATATTAATCAAACGTGGACGATTCAGCGATGCTTGTAACAAGTTTCCAACCATCGTGGAATCAGCCAGGTTTTTATCTAAACATATGATTTTGGGACAGATTCACAATCACCTCAAAAACAAATTCTAGCTGGTACATTTCtccagacattttaaatgtggcTCCAAGAAGAAGACAATCTAACTGAGCATGTGCTGAGAGAGTGAAACCTCTGTAGCCTGTTTCTGATTGGACGTACTCAAGGTGTTACAGGAGTCACATGTCACAGCTGTACCTGGTCGCCCCTGATTCAGAGAAACCTCATACTTCATTTCCGATGTAGAGCAGCAGGGCGTTTGTCTCTCGGCTGTTCGTGTGAAACTTGAGCTGCCTTTTGATCTTGTGCAGCTCCTTGATGAACGCCATGCTGTAGCCCGTTCCGTCATAGTAACTGTGTAACTTTGACCTGCGGATCCTGAACAAATAGTGTCATCATTGTTAAGCACAAACCTTTCGCAAACATCGTAGCTGTGTGCGAGACTTTTTAAACGCTCACGTCACAGGAGGCTGCTTTGCGTCCATGTTGACCGCTCGCTTGTAGTTGAACAGGCCGACGGGTTTGTCGTTTACGTAGGAGAGTTTCATTGCTCCTCTGTACTTTGGGTGGCGCAGCTCCACGGGAGGCTACAAGaaccaaaagaagaagaaaaacagttacaGCTAAATCCTttacactggacctttaaataaatgcagtgaCTGGGTACCTCAAAGTCATCAGGATAGCCGCCCACGTAGAAAACAAGACTCTCCGGATCCAGCTGAAGGATGCTGGTCGCTGTGTTTGGAAGGTTATGTTTAAGATAGCGGGTGACGGGCTCCTGCGTCGTGAAGTGCTGCGTGATTTTAACTTCGGCGTCTTGGTAAACTCTGCAGAAAgtgtttacagacacacacagataatctTCTGATTACacttggtggaggaggaaagtgCGGTTCAGCTCCCCTAGAGACTTTTAGAGACGATGTTCgttctctttctgtgtttggaGTACCTGTGGAAGACGACCCTGTCAAAGTCTGAGGAGTTCACATTGCTAGTTGTTGTTATTTGGATGGTTTCCACCTCATGGACGACTCCACCCAACTTGTAGACACAAAACAACGCGTTGCTTCTGATCGCCATCCCAATGTAATCTCCAGACGCCTGAGCGTAAAAGAAAAGAGCACGAGAAGCAAATGAGAATAACATATCTGTCACTAAAATCACTGATATTTCTGCGTCTAAACAGGAGGCGCGCTCACGTTCTTGTTGCCCAGGtagaaaacaaaagcactggcatctctgtgtttgttccgCTGTCGCCTACGTCTGCGCTCGGCCTTGTGGGGGTTGTTTTGATGGCGATTGAGAAGCAGATCGACGGCTGTAAACGCTTTGATGTCTTGGAGGTTTCTCGGCGGATGGAGCTCCACGTGACCCTTTCCGTTGAAGCTGGTGGCAAGCGAGAGCTACGAGAAGTGCAGCCAAGGTGGAAatcattaatgtaaatgtgtttttatggggggtaaaaaaacagaaaactgtcatgttgctttttttttttgttaaacctGCAGTAAGTGATTTGACAAGAACTGACGTCTTGTCACCTTTTGACTTCAGaattcatttgttgtttttttgcctctgttTGTGGCACCACCTCTACCAACTACTGAGGGCAAAGTCTGCGTAAGTGCTCCATTGTGTCCACAGCTACTTACTTGCTTTTGCTTCTGGTGCACAGTGGGATTTTAGagcttttttctgctctgtgagagctgtcagactgaaccaaaacagtgacattCCAGGTCATAAGccaaaacaataagctgaaagatgtgttaaaatgtgtcgTGCCATTGTCCCGACAGCCCATTATTCCAAAAcaccaaccctaaccctaacccctgaAAAATGGCCCATTGGACTGAAAGCCCATTTGTCTGACAGCCCATTATAatggaaacatgaaaatattGCTCTGAAAATACTCTCCCTGCATGTCTTGGTTCCTAACCCCAACCTCAATCttttttccctaaaaaaaaagtgattctgCATTAGTTTTCCATCAGTCTGCTTCTGTTGTTAGATCGGCCTGCATCTAACGACTCGGGTCGACTTTTAACCAAAAATattatgttgatgttttgttgtgtgtctgatttttAGATACCTGGTCTTGTCTGTACAAGACTTATGTCAGTGGTGGGTTGTTAGTTTATCATGACATTGGACATTTTTCCTTGACTCTGAACTCGTGCTTGTTTGGTTAAAGGCCACAAAGTTAGCCTGGTAACTTTTTCGCATTCAAATAACAGCTAGGGACCAAACCTCTGTGAAAGCTATGAACAGGGGCGGCAGTCACTGAACTAATAACTGCAGGGAGTGTTTTTTCCTCGcaacaagacattttttctgattttgggGGGGTGTCAGGATAATTGGCCATCAGAACAGACAGTCAGTTGATATTCTTCTTCACTATGAGCGACATCTTTTTGTCTTCCAAAGTATGGATTACAGCAGCTTTATGTGAAAGCTGACAACAATTGTACATTTACCCTGTTAACATAGTTTCTTGTCTCCTCGATCACATCCTTGATTCCCCTGATGGTTTCTGTCATGTTGGCGCTGGGAGGCACTTTCTCGCTGAGAGCCTCAACTCGTCTGATTTTGTCTTTCAGCGCCGGAAGAGCTGTGCTCAAGTTcttcactgaaacagaaaccgtaaaaaaaaacaaaaaacacaacaaatcaaactATAGAATCATATGACATGCCTGCAACATGGCATTAATGAACACGTTACACTttaaggtcccatattatgcaCATTATCAGGGTCATAGTTCCTTTTCAGTGTCTACTAAATGTTTGAAagtcacattatttttctttcatcgTCCATaactgcagcacctctattcaccctctaTCTGAACGCTCCCGAAAaccccagtctgctctgattggtcagctctcacaggcctgagaaTGCCCCGCCCACTGTGTTTCCCCATTAGGTTCTGTCAATATTTTCTGACCACGGCGGTGCTGGGGGGCGTGGCTGtgtagctgtgacatcacagtgttacaGAAATCCTGACAGCTTGACTGAAGCCTCAGTTTCTAAACACAGATTGTGTTAATTTCTCCCCGGATTGAGCGTTTTGATACTTTAACAGCTTTTCATAAATCACCTAGACATGtttaataatcaaaatcaaCAGGATACCATTCTTTCTATAACCTTTAGAGATAGTTACTGTTTTAAATACTCACCTGTCTGGTCGGCATCAATCAAAATATCATCTATATTCACATTGACGTTGTTTAAAGTTATTTTCTTCACTTCCTGGCTGATAttcttcagtctgtctgttaCGTTACTGACAGAGGAGTTGGAGGCAGAGGCAGCTGTTTTCGCAGAATCTATCAGGACTTCTGTGTCACCTgaaatcaaaaaacaaagataatctACAGTGTATAATCTGCCATTTTATTTCTCCTCATGCAAATTCAAAAACAATCCACCGAcctcttttgatttttttgatgtTGTCGCTGACGGCAGAGATGTCTGTTCTCAGCTTTTCTCCGTTTTCCTTTTGCTTATTCACACGATCTCTGTGGGTGTTCACTGTTTGTGACAGCGCTGCTCCAAAGAAATTGAAAAGCTTTTTACTTTTGTGCATTCAATGTCAGTATAATGGATCTGACTCAGTAAATCGTGCTGTTAACTCACATCGGAGGTCACTCTGAGTCTTGTTGGCTTCTGTCCATGAACGAGTTGAGTTATCTTTGAGTCCCTCTGCTCTGTAGACCAGACCGTCCTCCGCATCCTGATTCATTGTGACAGGatcatattaatatatttttttaacaagaatTCAGGTTCAAGCGTCAAGCATCACTAATAGTTACCTGTAAGGCTTGATCAGCAGCTTCTCTGGACTGATTTGCTGCcatttctgccttttctgttGTATGTAAGATGTTGTTATGAGCTCTCATACCCAGAGCACTGAGCAGGTCGGAGCTGTTGGTGGCATTATGAAGCACTCTGCAATAACATACAGCATTGTGTATTATTGTCAACACACAATTGTATTTAGTACTTATTTAAAGGACACATATtaagctaattttcaggtttgtAGTGTTATTTTAGGTcactactagaacaggtttacaagCTTTAGTGctcaacaaacacatcagtgttctcatactgtccagtgctgcagctctgtattccccctctgtctgaaacgctctgttttagctactgtctctttaagcccgccccctcctgaatacccagtctgctctgattggtcagctcacacacgcctgagtcgggagagaggagcttctgttggtgtggacttttaccttttttgatttttaaagatcTTTTTCATGCATAAGAACATATAAAATactaaaaggaagaaaaaaaaacaaaaaagcataacaGGTCTTCTTTACTGTATTCATCCACTTTAAATAGTTCCTCTGCTTCACACTCACTGTTGTAGCTCTGCTGCCAACCTGCTGAGCTCCCCTGCATGCTCCTCGGCCTTAGTCACGTTAGCCAACTTGGACAATATTTGGTACATGCTGTTTAACTTCTGGATGAGCTGCATCTTGGCACCATTAAGCTGAGCTGAGTGATTCTCAAACTCCTGCAATTGACACACAGTGAACTCACTTTGCACGCTCCAAAACATGTCTTGTGGAATCACAGTTGTAAGATTGTtctctttacttttttattccCCTCCAGCATCGAAAACATGTCTGAGATGTTCTTCAGCAGCTCTTTGGTCATTTCAGTCACAGGGCGGCGTgtattgttttctctctgcagctgagagcGAAGATGCTAGAATACAATACAAACGGAAGTGAAATAACCAGTGAAACAATATAGTGTGTGTATATCAGGAATATATGACACGAAACTGCCAGCTGTGTTTCAAAATCACCTCCAGCTGTTGTAGCATCGTGAGGCTCTTTAAGTTCAGACCCTGCGTCCTGTCGACTGTGTCCTCTGCGTCTGACAGCAGATCAGCCACGTCCCTCAGAAAGGATTCGGACTCCATCAGAGAGTCTGCGGTCGTGCTGGTTTCCACGGGGACCGCCATGTTCCTGATGATGTCCAACACTGAGGAGaacgcacacattcacacatccaTTTTTAGGGTTGTTGTACATCATAGTTAATACGGGCCGATCAGTGCCATCCGTCTCTGATATATTGGAAGTCCATCAACAACTTTACATTATACTTTATCTTGGAGGCCCATgtatcattttgtttaattgttCAGTCGTGTGaaaaatgcatctttaaaaGAACAACTACTCCTTTCCTTGTTTCAGGGgcagctctctttgcctctttctgtTCTTCAAGCTTCAACTTCATAAAGTAACTTCTATGCAACTGCAATTCAGCCAACTTGATCGGTTTCCTCCTTTTTACAGCGATGCCGTGTATGTTATTGTGGTGTTGATCTTCACATCTAACTCTCCAAAAGGAAGTAAAAACATATAATTTCCCAGAAGTCAAGGTAGATTTATCTGGGAGTTCAAGAtcaacattttctgtctttttaaatgactgttaTTTTCCTGCATTAAAGTGCCTGTGAGAAGACAACACACCTTctagtgtttgtgttgatcaaACCTAGAAGAgaagtgataaaaacaaacaaaaaaacaaaaacatttgtgtttgttttggtggatTCAGCTTCAAAAAGTTAGAGAGCTGTGAGTCGCGAGAGTGGAGGACCCTCTATCAAACACCATCTACTTCACATCGCTGTGGATGGGCATGTGGTTGGCGTTGAGAGTGAGGTATCCAAAACATCAAAGTATCTCTgcactgcttctttttttttttttttaccaataaACCAgcaaatagaaagaaaaaaaaaaacctttctcaCATGCGTGTGCCTGCTCTCGCTCTGTGCCAGCATCGTCTCTGTGAGCAGAGCAGCCCGTCTCTCTCATTTCCTGCAAGATGCGCCGAGCCTCCTCCGTCATCCCggctttgttgttttcagagagAGGCGCAGACTGCTCGGGCTTTACTTCAGTCAGCCGCTTTATCAAATCTgacaaaggaagaaagaaagacgcCGCTTTTAATGATGCGTCTGTGGCCGAGGCTCACTTTGACTTAGATAATCATCCAGTTTCCCACAGAATCTGCTGCTCTGGTTGGACATCACTGAGCAAGAATGATTAAAGTTGAGGATACTTGATAATTATTCCTTGTTTTGTTAACGTGAGACTAATATTTTAGCCGGCTTTTCTTACATTCTGAAAACACATGCGTATATTCTGACCTTGCGTGGCTATGAGGAGATCTTCGGCTTCAGAGAGAAGATCCTCTGCATTTAACTTTGTTCCATTCACATCCTGCAGGACCGTCTCCAGATGTGATCCAGCATGAACTGCCTGGAAAGTGGATGACAGTTTAAATATTGTATTAATGCTCCTCATATGTTTTTAGAGCTCTACAACTCCTCACTTATatcatacatacacatatttcatgtgattatatatatattaacaaaaaaaacacctcctgcAGCATTCAAACAATAATCCACGTGTAAAATTCAGTAAAATTGCAATTACACAACAAAACTTCTGATGAAGTTTCGGTCTGATTAACAGAGGGAAATTCACTGCAGGTACCTTGTCAATCAGTTGACTGAACTCATCTCCGACGACATCCACATCTGCTTCCAGCTGATCCACCTTTGGATCCAGATGTGTCTCAGCAGTGCTGTAGCTCCCGACCCGAATCTGCACAAAC includes the following:
- the lama3 gene encoding laminin subunit alpha-3 isoform X1 encodes the protein MQQNMSLLCSAVWLFLVYFARVCPSADKHSKCGHDRHNQFHHTQKTYGARKFCDPSFSNHTAGAVTQKCSSGFYREPTGPYRGQCVPCRCNGLSKECDEHTGNCVNCQSNTAGDNCERCKEGHYGNAASRTCRACPCPSTRNNFALACLDIGSGEVQCLCRRGYSGARCERCAFGYYGDPAVHGGSCKPCTCKDATVNICNSLTGECITSADSSGGDGCHDCDSCTLASLVDLEQMDGALARLEKQMQNITTGSGSLYRLSRLKANISETKIRVGSYSTAETHLDPKVDQLEADVDVVGDEFSQLIDKAVHAGSHLETVLQDVNGTKLNAEDLLSEAEDLLIATQDLIKRLTEVKPEQSAPLSENNKAGMTEEARRILQEMRETGCSAHRDDAGTEREQAHACEKVLDIIRNMAVPVETSTTADSLMESESFLRDVADLLSDAEDTVDRTQGLNLKSLTMLQQLEHLRSQLQRENNTRRPVTEMTKELLKNISDMFSMLEGNKKEFENHSAQLNGAKMQLIQKLNSMYQILSKLANVTKAEEHAGELSRLAAELQQVLHNATNSSDLLSALGMRAHNNILHTTEKAEMAANQSREAADQALQDAEDGLVYRAEGLKDNSTRSWTEANKTQSDLRSLSQTVNTHRDRVNKQKENGEKLRTDISAVSDNIKKIKRGDTEVLIDSAKTAASASNSSVSNVTDRLKNISQEVKKITLNNVNVNIDDILIDADQTVKNLSTALPALKDKIRRVEALSEKVPPSANMTETIRGIKDVIEETRNYVNRLSLATSFNGKGHVELHPPRNLQDIKAFTAVDLLLNRHQNNPHKAERRRRRQRNKHRDASAFVFYLGNKNASGDYIGMAIRSNALFCVYKLGGVVHEVETIQITTTSNVNSSDFDRVVFHRVYQDAEVKITQHFTTQEPVTRYLKHNLPNTATSILQLDPESLVFYVGGYPDDFEPPVELRHPKYRGAMKLSYVNDKPVGLFNYKRAVNMDAKQPPVTIRRSKLHSYYDGTGYSMAFIKELHKIKRQLKFHTNSRETNALLLYIGNEESFFCVLVERGFLVLHGRQAGRQLRLQSAERLSLVDTQFAVTIADKFILYYGRKKMFTDHKQTNYSSYYIGGLPAPLRQRHNITAPPLRGCVDHLTADFEIVEFSVMIGVSDGCPVSLLGVRSATLHSALSVDPLFAGSEQPLRISLGFRSTDRHGTLLRSSSQGFTSAPDLQLSLDDGYAVLNSDNYTLRSDKRYSDGSWHYMSAVMSSAGLELSIDNVKVTQARSSSSRTPRKKLKGGNFTCCIANLYTRSLRQSFIPVDLSLYSLAEDVDLGLCRLHPQPHTEVLPAHVQKRPKTQKPIQAPAGSQCKHQGAQHGEHQLSEQHSWLSYTVPQQDLNHRPHFSLNIKTKSSKGLILHVAGTGVIPLLAVYLANGKIRMSLGRDRIIQHKEKSNDGNWHRVEFSVEKSTFHLLVDGVRVTDGHLPNNEGSSLELRNPVYLGGDPVSRNTKGHNVPMDSVIGCVRDFKMNEEDIEGPKASSKTSPCSDQLTETGTYFGGGHIILDNYFSVDSQFVLAFEFRPQHLTGLFFHVRGHKTRLDVFLMETKVGVKVKDGNGAVSVSVTPRGNLCDGKFHVVTVSRQLAVVKLAVDSTSEQKAAPRTPTSHSPLDTLHIGGTAKTNRLSVSSPFVGCLRNVKLNGKPVSFETGSRRVGPVSFSKCPAY